A stretch of the Nakaseomyces glabratus chromosome L, complete sequence genome encodes the following:
- the ALY1 gene encoding Aly1p (CAGL0L02959g~Ortholog(s) have ubiquitin protein ligase binding activity, role in endocytosis, positive regulation of ubiquitin-dependent endocytosis, regulation of intracellular transport and cytosol, early endosome, late endosome localization): protein MGVAACTKGDEAGATAPLSPRDKRFDVIDKKANPVIKTNNIRAYVRFVENNVFLQGFKNGQDQLNQKPPVLLRGCLILEVLRPCKLSRIMLTFQGDLELRWPPDMKQNIDAYHEKKSLMTHHWVYFDGENSNNTPVENNEKDDILGRSGAAIYRAPDDTASSKESGDSIDPELTDSQGPFVFQKGEYVYTFEHPIPHFYPETMHMPHASVKYYMQLRVEKIVGHVIKTKKIMIGSRFINLYRIPPSDQVELGEPIVVDKVWNDKLKYNLIIPRKELVLNAFLPIHFEFLPLDKLIIHRIRIYLSETITYTATDKSITRIDSEKNYLLSELNGPVQEGTGSSGKKPGVKNLGNLLEDPNTGDITNKAFQFNIFVPSSFTSPKADSTSLKQVLHPDTTFEPIVCKHWLKVALRITVGPKHYEVVIDSPIHVLNPYCAHANTLLPKYDDLVSSSLPVDMTNGSDSHDSNIFYPKEIIHSPILGSETDDVTSNNENKEKRKKVFNSPTLKSNIYRPEFIKTEMTSPQALPMLSLEPDLGSKPPKYSVSNEDMPAYPPSYEQAQVPRVSVGEIPHLNLDDESINNSISSREEDITSNTFQPSIQFRVPDEESNCFLNGRLSRRASMPNSYNQKDAHYLFRRRKLSFDHVTEHSRPRNMEEILAAHAEDASDYEEALESPKVLPTDSSVDIASLLKDQHK, encoded by the coding sequence ATGGGAGTTGCAGCATGCACCAAGGGTGATGAGGCCGGTGCGACAGCGCCGTTATCACCTAGGGATAAGCGATTTGATGTGATAGATAAGAAGGCCAACCCAGTAATAAAAACCAATAACATTAGGGCGTATGTGCGGTTTGTGGAGAATAACGTGTTTTTGCAGGGCTTCAAGAACGGCCAAGATCAGTTGAACCAGAAGCCTCCAGTATTGCTGCGAGGATGCCTGATTTTGGAAGTACTGAGACCTTGCAAGCTTAGTCGCATAATGCTTACATTTCAAGGTGACTTAGAACTTCGATGGCCGCCCGACatgaaacaaaatataGACGCTTATCATGAGAAGAAGAGCCTGATGACCCACCATTGGGTTTACTTTGATGGTGAAAACTCGAATAACACTCCAGTAGAGAACAACGAAAAGGATGACATCCTGGGAAGAAGTGGTGCAGCAATTTATAGAGCACCTGATGATACAGCATCCTCTAAGGAAAGTGGAGACTCCATTGATCCAGAATTAACAGACTCACAAGGGCCGTTCGTTTTCCAAAAAGGTGAATATGTGTATACGTTTGAGCACCCTATACCGCATTTCTACCCAGAAACTATGCATATGCCTCATGCTTCTGTTAAATATTACATGCAGTTGCGGGTTGAGAAAATCGTTGGTCATGTAattaaaacaaaaaagattATGATCGGTAGTAGGTTCATAAATCTTTATCGTATTCCACCATCTGACCAGGTAGAGCTTGGAGAGCCTATCGTTGTCGATAAAGTATGGAACGACAAACTTAAATATAACCTTATCATACCTAGAAAGGAGCTAGTATTAAACGCATTTTTGCCTAttcattttgaatttcttcCTTTGGACAAACTAATAATACACAGAATACGGATTTATTTATCTGAAACAATCACTTATACTGCTACAGATAAGAGTATTACAAGAATTGATAGTGAAAAAAACTACCTTTTATCAGAACTAAATGGTCCTGTTCAGGAAGGAACAGGGTCTTCAGGTAAAAAGCCAGGAGTCAAAAACTTGGGTAATTTATTAGAAGATCCCAACACTGGTGATATTACAAACAAAGCATTTCAATTCAACATATTTGTACCATCATCATTCACAAGTCCTAAGGCTGACTCGACGTCACTAAAACAGGTCCTCCATCCTGATACAACTTTTGAACCGATCGTCTGTAAACATTGGTTAAAAGTAGCATTAAGAATTACAGTTGGACCTAAGCATTACGAGGTGGTAATTGACTCACCCATTCATGTACTTAATCCATACTGCGCTCATGCCAATACGCTTCTACCAAAATATGATGACTTAGTGTCTAGTTCATTACCGGTAGATATGACAAATGGGTCAGACAGTCACGATTCAAATATCTTCTATCCTAAAGAGATTATACATTCTCCTATATTAGGTTCTGAAACTGACGATGTGACgtcaaataatgaaaataaggaaaaaaggaaaaaagtCTTCAATTCGCCTACTTTAAAAtccaatatatatagacCAGAATTTATTAAGACGGAAATGACATCACCTCAAGCTCTACCTATGTTATCACTTGAGCCAGACTTGGGAAGCAAGCCGCCTAAATATTCTGTTAGCAATGAAGATATGCCGGCATATCCTCCAAGCTACGAGCAGGCACAGGTTCCTAGAGTATCTGTTGGTGAAATACCTCATTTGAACCTGGATGATGAAAGCATTAACAATAGCATTAGTAGcagagaagaagatatcaCCTCAAACACATTTCAACCTTCCATACAATTCAGAGTTCCGGATGAGGAATCTAATTGTTTTCTAAATGGAAGACTGTCAAGAAGAGCAAGTATGCCGAACTCATACAACCAAAAGGATGCGCATTATCTGTTCAGAAGAAGGAAACTATCTTTTGATCACGTTACTGAGCATAGTCGTCCGAGAAATATGGAGGAAATTCTAGCCGCGCACGCGGAAGATGCCTCAGACTACGAAGAAGCACTTGAATCTCCTAAGGTGCTCCCGACGGATAGTTCTGTAGATATAGCTTCATTGCTGAAAGATCAGCACAAATAA
- a CDS encoding uncharacterized protein (CAGL0L02981g~Ortholog(s) have role in spliceosomal complex disassembly and U2-type post-mRNA release spliceosomal complex, endoplasmic reticulum localization): MSVFKKRKRLGGTNTKQATPELNINVGYEDEDIESNELQPLRVNRLEFRDNDFTDSNDNKSNSDSEYDNLIENMKLANSNYNKDSGTKIKAITDDNDDDDSNAVEDITIDDINMPVTEVDSTNLEDTRLALTDKEKRVEELTRKNEIESGLARLDNRITDWEKKILSQNIGIQDQADIEMPELTISDLDDPIGEHISALSRSQKFLTLQLERLNNERNNLENDINMLIKSISTQQ; the protein is encoded by the coding sequence ATGAGTGTGTTtaagaagaggaagagatTAGGAGGGACAAATACTAAGCAGGCTACACCTGAACTGAATATCAATGTGGGATAcgaagatgaagatataGAAAGCAACGAACTACAACCGCTGAGGGTAAATCGACTTGAGTTTCGGGATAATGACTTTACCGATAGTAATGACAATAAGAGTAATTCTGACAGCGAATACGATAACTTGATAGAAAATATGAAGTTAGCAAACTCAAATTACAACAAAGATAGTGGTACCAAAATAAAAGCTATAactgatgataatgatgatgatgattctAATGCAGTTGAGGACATAacaattgatgatattaatATGCCAGTTACTGAGGTCGATAGTACTAACTTGGAAGATACAAGATTAGCATTAACTGATAAGGAGAAGAGAGTAGAAGAACTAACAAGAAAAAACGAGATAGAAAGCGGGTTAGCCAGGCTAGACAATCGAATTACCGACTGggagaagaaaatattaagtCAAAATATCGGAATTCAGGATCAAGCGGATATTGAAATGCCAGAATTGACTATATCTGATCTGGATGATCCAATAGGTGAGCACATTTCCGCGTTGTCAAGAAGCCAAAAGTTTTTAACTTTGCAACTTGAAAGACTTAATAACGAGAGGAATAACTTAGAAAATGATATCAATATGctaataaaatcaatatctACTCAGCAATGA
- the GCN3 gene encoding translation initiation factor eIF2B subunit alpha (CAGL0L03003g~Translation initiation factor eIF2B), translating into MPDFSITDAYLKFLEEDPEMTMPIGAIEALVQLLKVKNPETAAEMINRIKCAAEELIQSIPNSISLRAGCDIFMRFVLRNLHLYGDWESCKQHLIENGQLFVSRAKMSRDKIAEIGVDFISDDDIILVHGFSRAVMSLLTHAANNFIRFRCVVTESRPTEQGRQLYNLLVEKGISVTLVPDSAVGTVIHKVDKVFVGAEGVAESGGIINIVGTYSVGVLAQNARKPFYVVTESHKFVRMFPLSSDDLPLDGEYLDFSPRNSENEDALRGPLIDYTGHEYITALITDLGVLTPSAVSEELIKMWYD; encoded by the coding sequence ATGCCCGATTTTAGTATTACGGATGCgtatttgaagtttttggAGGAAGATCCGGAGATGACCATGCCTATCGGTGCCATCGAGGCACTGGTTCAGCTGTTAAAGGTCAAGAACCCTGAGACAGCAGCTGAGATGATCAATAGAATTAAGTGTGCAGCAGAAGAATTGATTCAGAGTATTCCAAATTCGATTTCTTTGAGAGCAGGTTGTGATATATTCATGAGATTTGTGTTGAGGAATCTACATCTATATGGTGACTGGGAAAGTTGTAAGCAGCACTTGATTGAAAATGGTCAGTTGTTTGTTTCAAGAGCTAAGATGTCGAGAGACAAAATTGCTGAAATTGGTGTTGATTTCATTAGTGATGACGATATAATTTTGGTACATGGGTTTTCCAGAGCAGTTATGTCTTTGCTTACACATGCAGCAAACAATTTCATTAGATTCAGATGTGTAGTGACAGAATCAAGACCCACCGAACAAGGTCGTCAACTATATAACCTTTTGGTGGAAAAGGGAATTTCTGTAACACTTGTTCCAGATAGTGCTGTGGGAACTGTCATTCATAAAGTGGACAAGGTGTTTGTTGGTGCTGAAGGTGTTGCGGAATCGGGTggtattattaatattgtGGGTACATATTCTGTTGGTGTACTTGCGCAAAATGCCAGAAAACCATTTTATGTGGTTACAGAGAGTCACAAATTTGTACGTATGTTCCCGCTATCGTCTGATGACCTTCCTCTTGATGGTGAGTACTTGGACTTCAGTCCACGTAACAGTGAAAATGAAGACGCCCTACGGGGTCCATTAATTGATTATACAGGACACGAATATATCACAGCTCTAATAACAGACTTGGGTGTTTTAACACCAAGTGCTGTCTCCGAAGAATTGATTAAAATGTGGTACGACTAA
- the RPC37 gene encoding DNA-directed RNA polymerase III subunit C37 (CAGL0L03025g~Ortholog(s) have RNA polymerase III activity, role in tRNA transcription from RNA polymerase III promoter and DNA-directed RNA polymerase III complex, cytosol localization): protein MSKESLFVDEDMDVDVDMSETSDAEDDPVVKEIPLNLLSKELDLHLLQYVNKPRLLGRKPVEHPFVLASRYKKKSALWELDIPLDEQAFFNKNKTENEWEAANLQTLRGVGVPNEGQYAAICVDGELYLSKISDVAQMRPTFKYLDSIAQKKKQEENKNNMTAASQRSQVVTMSVKSVSDQSQNRLTGSLLAHKIADEDDYEEYEWTIDQFEQFKNAVIEESQKNILEPQQSTESYISSLV, encoded by the coding sequence ATGAGCAAAGAGTCGTTGTTTGTTGACGAGGACATGGATGTTGATGTTGACATGAGTGAAACATCAGATGCTGAGGATGATCCAGTAGTTAAAGAGATCCCATTGAATCTGTTGAGTAAGGAGCTTGATCTTCATTTGCTGCAGTATGTTAATAAACCACGGTTACTTGGGAGAAAGCCAGTTGAACATCCTTTTGTACTGGCTAGTAGATATAAGAAGAAGTCCGCCCTGTGGGAATTGGATATTCCGCTAGATGAACAAGCcttcttcaacaagaaTAAGACCGAGAACGAGTGGGAGGCTGCAAATTTACAGACACTGAGAGGCGTGGGTGTTCCGAATGAGGGCCAGTATGCTGCCATTTGCGTTGATGGAGAGTTATATCTGAGCAAAATATCTGATGTGGCTCAAATGAGACCGACTTTCAAGTATCTTGATAGCATTgcacagaagaaaaaacaagaagaaaataagaacaatatgacaGCGGCAAGTCAACGATCACAAGTGGTCACCATGTCTGTAAAAAGTGTTAGTGATCAATCACAAAATCGTCTTACTGGCTCATTACTTGCACATAAAATCGCTGATGAAGACGACTACGAAGAGTACGAATGGACTATTGATCAGTTTGAACAATTTAAGAACGCAGTTATAGAAGAATCacaaaagaatattctCGAACCACAGCAAAGTACAGAAAGCtacatttcttctttagtatga
- the DBP7 gene encoding putative ATP-dependent RNA helicase (CAGL0L03047g~Ortholog(s) have role in maturation of LSU-rRNA from tricistronic rRNA transcript (SSU-rRNA, 5.8S rRNA, LSU-rRNA) and nucleolus localization), with amino-acid sequence MSDDESMVLNFSTDTAGIQRADKVTGGRWKDRRKLQQRLGGREPVKRRAEGGDKERGDKRAKVDTGNAQEKKNIPKPVSKADVNINSQIVSSLFTSNRAKQTSENKNKHNSDDKVVPSNAPLTDDSFEGLGVGSLVVSHLENKMRIQKSTSIQKVVIPQILQNADKTDFFIHAQTGSGKTLAYLLPIFSAILGMGDHIDRKSGCFALIIAPTRELASQIYHVTTMLANCCHYLVPCLLIGGERKKSEKARLRKGCNFIIGTPGRILDHFQNTKVIKEQMQSSLRYVVLDEGDKLMELGFEETINQIMEIVNSMDVITRKYPKLPNRIVHLLCSATKNNEVAKLSKRSLDNYKVISIGGKKDTMMDNTSVPDQLLQKVVIAPPKLRLITLAGVLDGIQKKPLDAGSVAKRTIVFLSCADSVDYHFEVFSGNDGLYKNLVGDSVRVLSKGNKILPSIKDEELPGIICYKLHGSLSQQMRTMTLKHFATDSEQTKGKHLILFCTDVASRGLDLPDVSTVIEFDPPFAVEDHLHRIGRTARAGRSGEALLFLLPGEEEGYLDYIQKYHPKGWDLLDAEKDVLIKAFNDIDVARNDKEIKSTGKTFEWDTNATTWHLNVERRILENEQFKEQATKGYISHVRAYATHISAEKQYFNLKGVHLGHLAKSFGLRDRPKAMGMNSSKDANGNERSKPKKENAKNKMFRMARMAAKQSADEFNY; translated from the coding sequence ATGAGTGACGATGAATCTATGGTGCTGAATTTTAGCACAGATACTGCAGGTATCCAAAGAGCAGATAAGGTTACTGGTGGTAGATGGAAAGATAGACGGAAGTTACAACAAAGACTAGGTGGTAGAGAGCCAGTGAAGCGTAGAGCTGAAGGTGGCGATAAAGAGCGTGGCGATAAAAGAGCTAAAGTAGATACTGGGAATGCTCaggaaaagaagaatattCCAAAGCCTGTTTCTAAGGCTGATGTTAATATCAATTCGCAAATTGTCTCCTCTTTGTTTACTTCTAACAGAGCCAAGCAGACATCagaaaataagaataagCACAACTCAGATGATAAAGTTGTTCCCTCGAATGCTCCTCTTACAGACGATTCGTTCGAAGGATTGGGTGTTGGTTCGCTTGTGGTTTCTCACTTAGAGAACAAGATGCGTATTCAAAAGTCTACAAGCATTCAAAAGGTAGTTATTCCTCAAATTTTGCAAAACGCTGATAAGACAGATTTCTTCATTCATGCTCAGACGGGGTCTGGTAAGACACTGGCATATTTGCTACCTATATTTTCGGCTATTCTTGGTATGGGCGATCACATCGACAGAAAATCTGGATGTTTTGCGTTGATTATAGCACCAACAAGAGAATTGGCCAGTCAAATATACCATGTGACAACTATGTTGGCAAATTGTTGTCATTATTTGGTACCTTGTTTACTGATCGGTggtgaaagaaagaaatcaGAAAAGGCAAGACTAAGAAAGGGTTGTAACTTCATTATTGGTACACCCGGCAGAATTCTTGACCATTTCCAAAATACTAAGGTTATTAAAGAACAAATGCAGTCATCGCTGAGATatgttgttcttgatgaagGTGACAAACTAATGGAGCTCGGTTTTGAAGAGACTATCAACCAAATAATGGAGATCGTTAATTCAATGGACGTGATTACTAGGAAATATCCAAAATTACCAAACAGAATTGTACATTTGCTATGTAGTGCAACTAAGAATAATGAAGTTGCCAAATTGAGCAAGAGATCGCTTGACAACTATAAAGTTATAAGCATTGGTGGGAAAAAAGACACTATGATGGATAATACATCTGTTCCTGACCAACTATTACAAAAGGTTGTTATTGCGCCACCTAAATTGAGGCTTATTACTTTGGCTGGTGTGCTGGATGGTATTCAAAAGAAGCCTTTAGACGCTGGTTCTGTTGCAAAGAGAACAATAGTTTTTTTGTCCTGTGCTGATAGTGTTGATTATCATTTTGAAGTATTTTCTGGTAATGATGGCTTATATAAGAATTTGGTGGGTGATTCTGTTAGGGTATTATCAAAAGGAAATAAGATATTGCCTAGCATTAAGGATGAGGAGTTACCTGGTATAATATGTTATAAGCTCCATGGTTCTTTAAGTCAGCAAATGAGAACAATGACATTGAAACATTTTGCAACAGATAGCGAACAGACCAAGGGTAAACATCTAATATTATTCTGTACAGATGTCGCCAGTAGAGGTTTAGATTTGCCTGATGTGAGTACCGTTATTGAGTTTGACCCTCCATTTGCTGTTGAAGATCATTTGCATAGAATTGGTCGTACTGCCAGAGCGGGCAGAAGTGGTGAGGCTTTGTTATTCTTACTTCCAGgcgaagaagaaggatATCTAGATTacattcaaaaatatcatcCCAAAGGCTGGGATTTATTAGATGCTGAAAAGGATGTCTTAATTAAAGCCTTCAATGACATTGACGTTGCAAGAAATGAcaaagaaatcaaatcTACTGGAAAAACATTTGAATGGGATACTAATGCTACCACATGGCATTTGAACGTCGAGAGACGTATTCTTGAGAATGAGCAGTTCAAGGAACAAGCGACCAAGGGTTATATCAGTCATGTTAGGGCTTATGCAACTCATATATCTGCTGAAAAGCAATACTTCAATCTGAAAGGCGTACATCTTGGTCACTTAGCCAAGTCTTTCGGTTTGAGAGATAGGCCTAAGGCTATGGGTATGAATAGCAGCAAAGACGCCAATGGTAATGAAAGAAGTAAgccaaaaaaagaaaacgctaaaaataaaatgttTAGAATGGCACGTATGGCTGCTAAACAAAGTGCAGATGAATTTAATTACTAG
- the RQT4 gene encoding Rqt4p (CAGL0L03069g~Ortholog(s) have mitochondrion localization), protein MTQQKAIDYAIATIPDILPLEADEIRTLCDQIIKSCNGSPEQIAEGFMGILGQEELVFDFVIRFNELYNEEVSVRKETPSNPNEPSNEATPVRIKTSESKALESNIKKSQEIKPTKPATVKSKPIESGSLVSSKLDQVVSKPEKQLNTTQKKNRKVQSLQEIDEIVKILEVERENKNSDDYACNCQARRHPLFELVPNCLSCGKIICIKEGLHLNNCSFCGEELIPINERLEIMDYLNKEKDEIINRKIVEAPVSRKKKPENSYKISTGMGKNMFEEHDKLMNFIEKQQEREKKRREVLNSNEAENDTPTHATNRDDVDEELQAAQDRLQKLLHYQDTSAERTKIIDNASDFSMSNETSIWGSAKERALLLKKQQRNMKKWEQLEKERNGKRDKYVVSMNINSDGKVTMSEVLKSDQTINAHSDDDLDEISDDEDREDLLNIKQLKSDINKEKSLNEEAAYNSEWDFEKDQKKFTVPVYYRSENSKNETQADTKLMQDEANNDNQVSNNWKNRVQFEQTEAGSLEQNILAII, encoded by the coding sequence ATGACTCAacaaaaagcaattgaTTATGCGATAGCCACGATCCCTGATATTTTACCATTAGAAGCAGATGAGATCAGGACATTATGTgatcaaataataaaatcatGCAATGGATCACCTGAACAAATAGCAGAAGGGTTTATGGGTATTTTGggacaagaagaattggTTTTTGACTTTGTTATTAGATTTAATGAACtatataatgaagaagtttCTGTGAGAAAGGAAACACCTAGCAATCCAAATGAGCCAAGTAATGAAGCAACACCAGTACGCATCAAAACATCAGAAAGTAAAGCCCTAGAGTCTAATATAAAGAAATCACAAGAAATCAAACCAACCAAACCAGCAACTGTCAAAAGTAAGCCAATAGAAAGTGGATCGTTGGTTTCAAGCAAATTAGACCAGGTAGTAAGTAAACCGGAAAAACAGTTAAACACTacacagaagaagaatcgAAAGGTCCAATCGTTgcaagaaattgatgaaattgttAAGATTCTAGAAGTTGAGAGGGAGAATAAAAATTCAGATGATTATGCTTGTAACTGTCAAGCTAGAAGACACCCTTTATTCGAACTAGTCCCAAATTGTTTGTCATGTGGCAAAATAATCTGTATCAAGGAAGGTCTACATTTAAATAACTGCAGCTTTTGCGGAGAAGAATTAATACCTATAAATGAACGACTAGAAATAATGGATTATCTGAACAAAGAGAAGGACGAAATCATAAATCGAAAGATTGTAGAGGCACCAGTAtctagaaagaaaaaaccaGAAAATAGTTATAAAATCTCAACTGGTATGGGTAAAAATATGTTTGAAGAACATGATAAACTAATGAACTTTATAGAGAAGCAACAAGAAcgtgaaaagaaaagaagggAAGTTTTAAATAGTAATGAAGCTGAGAATGATACGCCGACACATGCGACAAATAGAGATGATGTTGACGAAGAACTTCAAGCCGCTCAAGACAGATTGCAAAAACTATTACATTATCAAGATACATCTGCcgaaagaacaaaaattattgataatGCCAGTGATTTTAGTATGAGTAACGAGACAAGCATATGGGGTAGTGCAAAAGAGCGCGCCTTATTGTTAAAGAAGCaacaaagaaatatgaaaaaatggGAGCAACtagaaaaggaaagaaaCGGTAAAAGAGATAAATATGTGGTCAGTATGAATATTAATTCTGATGGTAAGGTCACCATGTCAGAGGTATTGAAATCTGATCAAACTATTAACGCTCATTCTGACGATGACCTTGATGAAATaagtgatgatgaggacCGTGAAGACCTTCTAAATATTAAGCAACTAAAGAGCGatataaataaagaaaaatcacTAAATGAAGAAGCAGCTTATAACAGTGAATGGGATTTCgaaaaagatcaaaaaaaattcactGTGCCTGTCTATTACAGATCTGAAAATAGCAAGAATGAAACCCAGGCTGACACTAAATTAATGCAAGATGAAGCCAATAACGATAATCAAGTTTCCAATAATTGGAAAAATAGAGTACAATTTGAGCAGACCGAAGCTGGCTCATTAGAGCAAAATATCCTAGCTATTATTTAG